From a region of the Cucumis sativus cultivar 9930 chromosome 6, Cucumber_9930_V3, whole genome shotgun sequence genome:
- the LOC101216977 gene encoding 2-oxoisovalerate dehydrogenase subunit alpha 1, mitochondrial, producing MIRFARSSSRNLFHRVLNRKFQYCSDSSMAVQCGRRRKDQSSGFFWPTCRFESTEAARHVDQLYLHNHDDQELDFPGGSVPFTKEMRFMSESTEKRVPCYRVLHENGDAITPPNFNQLTKDVAIKMYKDMITLQIMDNIFYEAQRQGRISFYLTSSGEEAIAIASAAALLPDDVVLAQYREPGVLLWRGFTLQEFANQLFGNKGDYGKGRQMPIHYGSNHHNYFTISSPLGTQLPQAVGIAYSLKMDKKEACVVAYFGDGTTSEGDFHAALNFAAVLRAPVIFICRNNGWAISTSIEEQFRSDGVVVKGQGYGIRSIRIDGNDTLAVYSAVRKARSMAIRENMPVLIEALTYRVGHHSTSDDSSKYRTTDEIQYWKMERNPMDRFAKWISNNGWFSQEDELNHKTTVKRQLLEAIQNAEKTEKPPLSELFNDVYDNLPKNLQEQEEVLRQTRKRYPQDYPSDVPL from the exons ATGATTCGGTTTGCACGATCCTCATCTCGGAATCTCTTCCACCGAGTTCTCAACCGAAAGTTTCAGTACTGTTCCGATTCTTCAATGGCGGTCCAGTGCGGCCGTCGTCGGAAGGATCAGTCCTCCGGATTTTTTTGGCCGACATGTCGTTTTGAATCTACTGAAGCTGCACGACATGTGGATCAACTTTATCTTCATAACCATGATGATCAG GAGTTGGATTTTCCGGGAGGAAGCGTTCCATTTACAAAGGAAATGAGATTCATGTCCGAGTCCACTGAGAAGAGAGTTCCATGTTATCGTGTGCTTCATGAAAATGGGGACGCCATTACACCACCCAATTTCAACCAG TTGACCAAAGATGTAGCAATTAAGATGTACAAAGACATGATTACTCTTCAAATAATGGACAACATATTCTACGAAGCACAAAGGCAAGGAAGAATCTCATTTTACTTAACTTCATCTGGAGAAGAAGCCATTGCCATTGCTTCTGCAGCTGCACTTCTCCCCGATGACGTCGTTTTGGCTCAg TACAGAGAGCCTGGTGTGTTATTATGGCGTGGGTTTACGTTGCAAGAATTTGCAAATCAACTGTTTGGAAACAAAGGAGATTATGGAAAGGGTAGACAAATGCCTATTCACTATGGCTCCAACCATCACAATTACTTCACCATTTCATCTCCCCTTGG aacGCAACTTCCACAAGCAGTTGGCATTGCTTATTCTCTTAAAATGGATAAAAAAGAAGCATGCGTTGTGGCTTATTTTGGAGATGGTACCACCAGCGAG GGGGATTTCCACGCAGCATTAAACTTCGCAGCCGTATTAAGAGCGCCGGTGATATTCATCTGTCGCAACAACGGTTGGGCGATCAGCACATCAATCGAAGAACAATTCCGAA GTGACGGTGTGGTTGTGAAAGGACAGGGTTATGGAATCCGAAGCATCCGAATTGATGGAAATGATACCCTAGCTGTTTACAGTGCGGTTCGTAAAGCTCGATCCATGGCTATCAGAGAGAACATGCCAGTTCTTATTGAGGCTTTAACTTATAGAGTTGGCCATCATTCAACATCTGATGATTCGAGTAAGTATCGAACTACTGATGAGATTCAGTATTGGAAAATGGAGAGGAACCCTATGGATCGCTTTGCTAAATGGATCTCTAATAACGGATGGTTTAGTCAAGAAGATGAGTTGAACCACAAAACCACGGTTAAAAGACAG TTGCTAGAAGCAATTCAAAATGCAGAGAAAACAGAGAAGCCTCCACTTTCAGAGTTATTCAATGATGTTTATGATAATTTACCTAAAAACCTTCAAGAACAAGAAGAGGTACTAAGGCAAACAAGGAAGAGATATCCTCAAGATTACCCTTCTGATGTTCCTCTTTAG
- the LOC101216584 gene encoding ras-related protein RABC1 isoform X1: MSSAPSSSQPEFDYLFKLLLIGDSGVGKSTLLLRFTSDSFEDLSPTIGVDFKIKHVTVGGKKLKLAIWDTAGQERFRTLTGSYYRGAQGIIMVYDVTRRETFTNLSDIWAKEIDLYSTNQDCIKMLVGNKVDKESERVVSKKEGIDFAREYGCLFLECSAKTRVNVEQCFDELVLKILDTPSLLADGSTGLKKNIFKEKPPETTTSAGGCCSY, from the exons ATGTCGTCCGCACCGTCTTCGAGTCAACCGGAGTTTGATTACTTATTTAAGTTGCTGTTGATTGGTGATTCCGGTGTAGGGAAGAGTACTCTTCTTTTGCGCTTTACCTCTGATTCCTTTGAGGATCTTTCTCCAACTATTG GTGTTGATTTCAAGATCAAGCATGTTACAGTTGGGGGCAAGAAGTTGAAGCTTGCGATATGGGATACAG CTGGGCAGGAGAGGTTTCGAACCCTAACAGGTTCATACTACAGAGGAGCTCAAGGAATCATTATGG TGTATGATGTGACACGGCGAGAGACATTCACAAATCTGTCTGACATATGGGCTAAAGAAATTGATCTGTACTCAACAAATCAGGATTGCATTAAGATGCTTGTTGGAAACAAAGTGGATAAG GAAAGTGAACGTGTAGTCAGTAAAAAAGAGGGAATTGACTTTGCTCGAGAATATGGCTGCCTATTTCTCGAATGCAGTGCAAAAACTCGGGTCAATGTGGAGCAATGCTTTGATGAGCTTGTGTTGAAG ATATTGGACACCCCCAGTCTTTTGGCTGATGGCTCAACaggtttgaaaaagaatatctTCAAAGAGAAACCTCCCGAAACGACCACATCAGCTGGTGGCTGCTGCTCTTATTGa
- the LOC101216584 gene encoding ras-related protein RABC1 isoform X2, translated as MKRGDKDEGVDFKIKHVTVGGKKLKLAIWDTAGQERFRTLTGSYYRGAQGIIMVYDVTRRETFTNLSDIWAKEIDLYSTNQDCIKMLVGNKVDKESERVVSKKEGIDFAREYGCLFLECSAKTRVNVEQCFDELVLKILDTPSLLADGSTGLKKNIFKEKPPETTTSAGGCCSY; from the exons ATGAAGAGAGGTGATAAAGACGAAG GTGTTGATTTCAAGATCAAGCATGTTACAGTTGGGGGCAAGAAGTTGAAGCTTGCGATATGGGATACAG CTGGGCAGGAGAGGTTTCGAACCCTAACAGGTTCATACTACAGAGGAGCTCAAGGAATCATTATGG TGTATGATGTGACACGGCGAGAGACATTCACAAATCTGTCTGACATATGGGCTAAAGAAATTGATCTGTACTCAACAAATCAGGATTGCATTAAGATGCTTGTTGGAAACAAAGTGGATAAG GAAAGTGAACGTGTAGTCAGTAAAAAAGAGGGAATTGACTTTGCTCGAGAATATGGCTGCCTATTTCTCGAATGCAGTGCAAAAACTCGGGTCAATGTGGAGCAATGCTTTGATGAGCTTGTGTTGAAG ATATTGGACACCCCCAGTCTTTTGGCTGATGGCTCAACaggtttgaaaaagaatatctTCAAAGAGAAACCTCCCGAAACGACCACATCAGCTGGTGGCTGCTGCTCTTATTGa